Genomic window (Pseudomonas xantholysinigenes):
CGCCAGGACCTGGATGTCGATGTGTGCATCATCGGCGCCGGCTACACCGGCCTGTGGACCGCCTATTACCTCAAGCGCCAGGCGCCCCAGCTGAACATCGCGGTGATCGAGGCCAACATTGCCGGTTTCGGCGCCTCCGGGCGCAACGGCGGCTGGCTGATGGGCAATTTGCTCGGCGAGGACCGCCTGCTCGCCACCCTCTCGCCGCAGCAACGGCGTGAAAGCATCGACCTGCTGCATGGCATCCCCGACGAGGTCCATGAGGTGCTGCTGCGTGAAGGCATCGCCTGCGACTACCGCAAGGGCGGCGTGCTGTATTGCGCCGCGCGCTACCCGGAACAGGAGCGCAGCCTGCGCGCCTGGCTCGATGACCTCTATCGACTGGGCATGACCGAGGACGACTATCGCTGGCTGCGTCCCGAACAGCTGGAGGCCCAGCTGAAGATCAGCACGCCCTATGGCGCCATCTTCAATCCGCATGTCGCCACGATCCAGCCGGCCAAACTGGTACGCGGCCTGGCGCGAGCGGTCGAGGCCATGGGCGTGCCAATCTACGAAAACACCCCGGCCATCGACTGGCAGGCCGGTGAAGTGCGCACCCCACTGGCGCGCATCCGCAGCCACTGGGTGGTGCCCGCCGTCGAAGGCTATGCCGCCAGCCTGCCACCACTTGGGCGGCACCAGTTGCCGGTGCAGAGCCTGCTGGTGGCCACCGAGCCCTTGCCGGAATCGACCTGGGAACAGATCGGCCTGAGCCAGGGCCAGGCCTTCAGCGAGAGCAGCCGCCAGGTCACCTACGGCCAGCGCAGCGCCGATAATCGCCTGGTGTTCGGCGCGCGCGGCGGTTATCGCTTTGGCGGTCGCTTGCGCGAGGACTTCACCCTCACCGGCAACGAAGTCGAATTGCGTCGCTACCTGTTCGGCGAACTGTTCCCGCAGCTCAAGCACGTGCGCATCACCCACTCATGGGGTGGCAACCTGGGCATGGCCCGGCGCTTTCGCCCGCACATGTTGTGCGACCGCCAACGCGGCATCGCCCTGTCCGGCGGCTACGGCGGCGAAGGTGTCGGCGCCAGCAACC
Coding sequences:
- a CDS encoding NAD(P)/FAD-dependent oxidoreductase, whose translation is MQPLRTISLWMDQLDEPLCARPALRQDLDVDVCIIGAGYTGLWTAYYLKRQAPQLNIAVIEANIAGFGASGRNGGWLMGNLLGEDRLLATLSPQQRRESIDLLHGIPDEVHEVLLREGIACDYRKGGVLYCAARYPEQERSLRAWLDDLYRLGMTEDDYRWLRPEQLEAQLKISTPYGAIFNPHVATIQPAKLVRGLARAVEAMGVPIYENTPAIDWQAGEVRTPLARIRSHWVVPAVEGYAASLPPLGRHQLPVQSLLVATEPLPESTWEQIGLSQGQAFSESSRQVTYGQRSADNRLVFGARGGYRFGGRLREDFTLTGNEVELRRYLFGELFPQLKHVRITHSWGGNLGMARRFRPHMLCDRQRGIALSGGYGGEGVGASNLGGRTLAALILGQHNALTAQPWVHDNRPLSSLASWPPEPCRWLGYNAIIQSFVHEDRTLANPASALWQRRLASGLADFMEGFMH